The sequence below is a genomic window from Humulus lupulus chromosome 3, drHumLupu1.1, whole genome shotgun sequence.
ccattttttttcacaattttcaCGGTTCTAATTacagaaattaaaataaaattacctcaacaaaaacaaaaataaaaacataatgttcaatttaaataaacaaaataataatgaaaataaactaatttacaaagtAGCTAAGTTTATCGTCGCTAGCTCGTTCATCAACATATACCGGGTCAATGAGGTGAATCACAGCAGCTTGTTCTTTCTCCATTGATTCGTAATATGGCTTtaatctctgaccattcaccttgaaGGACTTTCCTGTACTTGGACTTACAACTTCGACTTCTCCATGAGGAAAAACCTTGGTGACAGTGAACGGACCTAACCAGCGAGACTTCAACTTCCCAGGAAAATGTTTAAGGCGAGAGTGATACATGAGAACTTTCTGACCTTCCACAAAACTCTTTCGAATAATATGTTTGTCATGAAAAGCTTTGGTTTTCTCCTTGTAGATTATTGAGCTTTCATATGCTTCATTGCGTATTTCTTCTAGCTCATGCAATTGAAGCATTCGTTGTTGTCCTACATAAACCATATCCATGTTACACTTCTTTACAGCCCACCAAGCCTTATGCTCTAGCTCTCCCGGTAGATGGCAAGACTTCCCATACACcaatcgatatggtgacataccgaTAGGTGTTTTATATGCCGTACGATACGCCCACAAGGCATCATTAAGCCTTGTACTCCAATCTTTGCGGTTTGGATTTAAAGTTTTCTCAAGAATCAATTTGATTTCACGATTAGAAACCTTTGCttgcccgttggcttgtggatgataagcaattgtcaccttgtgagttacattatagcgtcgaaacaatgcttctatactcttgttacaaaaatgagtGCCTCAATCACTAAGTAAAGCCTTAGGTGTACCAAAACGCACAAAAATGTTGGAGCGAATGAAATCCACTACTGTTTTTGAATTATCCGTTCTAGTTGCaa
It includes:
- the LOC133825373 gene encoding uncharacterized protein LOC133825373, whose product is MSPYRLVYGKSCHLPGELEHKAWWAVKKCNMDMVYVGQQRMLQLHELEEIRNEAYESSIIYKEKTKAFHDKHIIRKSFVEGQKVLMYHSRLKHFPGKLKSRWLGPFTVTKVFPHGEVEVVSPSTGKSFKVNGQRLKPYYESMEKEQAAVIHLIDPVYVDERASDDKLSYFVN